Part of the bacterium genome, CCCACTGTTTACAACGGATCTGGTCGCCGAGGAATTCAAGCGCCCAGAAGCGGTTGTGCAGTTTATTGAACTGGTTAAAATCGATAGTCTGAATGCCGACGAGTTGGATGAGTTGGAGATTATCCACAGCGAGCATATGTCGATATCAAGAGCAGATATCTCCGCACTGCTATTGGCTCGCAAGCATAGTTCGACGCTTGTCACTGATGATGGACAGGCCAGGCGGCTTGCTATGAAATCAAATTTGGTGATCCACGGGTCACTTTGGGTGCTGGATCAAATAGAACAGCACGGGTTAGTTTGCGCGAAGGAACTTTCCAATTGCTTAACAAGGATGATTAAAGCGGGGGGAAGATTCCCGCTATCAGAAGTCGAGAAACGGCTGGCCAAATGGCTCGGTTGAGTGGCCTTACCCCGCGCCCACCGGCGCGGCTTCCTTGCCCTTCTTTTCCCTGTAATCCCTAATCGTGTCCTGCAGAAGCCCGTGGATGAGCGATAAATAGTTGCGCTTCGCCTCTGGGATGCCGTCCAGCACCGCGTCGATGTGGCGCTCGGTTATGAGTTCCGCTTCGCTTATCGTTTTGCCCTTGCAGAGTTCGGTGATAACGACGCCCATCGCCTGGCTGAATCCGCAGCCGAACGTGAAGTACCGGGCGTCCTCTATAAGCTCGGTTTCGTCGTCCACCTTGAAGTAAAGCATCGTCATGTCGCCGCAGCTGGCGTTCGTGACCATGCCCTTTGCGTTTGCGCCGGGCAGGTCGCCGAAGTTGTAGCGGTTGGTTACGAACTCTTTGAACTTCTCGAAATTCATAGCGGATACCTCGCCGCGCCGATCACATCTCGGAGAGTTTGTTCAGCGCCTTCAAGAGCATCTCCAGCGGCACCCCGAAATCCTCGGACACCTGCTTGAGCGTGGCGGAGTCGTCCACCGAGCAGTGGTGGCACCCGCCGATGTGAAAGTAGGCCAGGACATGCTTGGCCCGCGGGTCCGCGGTAAGAATTTCTCCGACGGTCATATTCTCGTGAAAAGCAACGGCTTCCATTCAAAATCTCCTGGCTCCGGAGCTGCCGGATTGCCATCTAGCCATACCGCATGCCCCGCCTCATTATCGAACTCCATCACAGCTGAAACCGCTGAACGATTTAGCGCCTTTTGAACTTCCGTGACGCCGGTTCCGCCGGACTGCCAAGAGCTTGTGATTAGGCGGCCGACAGCCACTTTTTGGAAAATCTGCTCGGGTTTGTGATTATTCCGGACTTTTGAGGTATGATTAATTTTGGAAGACCTGACGGGAATCAGGGCTTCTCCAGGGAACTGGTCGATCGCAGCCCCGGCTTCGCCGGGGCTCAACAAGATTCCCTTCTCCCCCAGGGGGCCTGCTGAGACGTTCCTCCGACCCAAGATTGAACGGCAGGCCCCTGTGCTTTTTGGGAGCAAATCCACCCTCGATTGCAGATTTTTCGCGCGCGCACCGCGCGCCGGAACACTCCAAACTGGTATAAAGTGCTGTTTTAAATTAGATTCCGGAGTACGCGATGCTTAAACCAGGAGACAACGCGCCGTCGTTCTCGCTCGAATCCAGCAAGGGCGGCAGGATAACGCTCGAATCGCTGAAGGGAAAATGGGCTGTGCTTTACTTTTATCCGAAGGACAACACGCCCGGATGCACCGTGGAAGCGTGCGGATTCCGGGACGGCCTTTCGAGCCTCACGGAACTTGGGGCGGTCGTTCTCGGCGTTTCGCCGGACGATTTGGAAAGCCACCGGAAGTTCATTTCGGACTATGACCTCAATTTCGCGCTTCTTTCCGACCTTGACCACGAAGTTGCAGAGAAATTTGGTGCATGGACGGAAAAAACCAACTACGGCAAGACATACTGGGGAATCCAGCGTTCGACGTTTTTAATCGATCCCAACGGCAAAATCGCGCACGTCTGGCCCCGCGTCAAGCCGGAGAGTCACGCGGAAGAAGTACGCGCCAAGCTGGAGGAGCTGTTGCGCCAGTTCCAACAGGCATAAACGCACTACTGCAAACCCGTCCGCCGCCGCCCGCTTGAGAAACCTGTAACAAGGTTGAGCTTAAAGCAATTTGGCACATTTATAGGTAAATAGTAATGATTCCTATTAGCGATAATGAACAACGCTCAAACCAGGCCGATTTCGCGGATGACCCTTCAGCGGAAGGTGATTCTTGACGCGCTCAGAAGCGTCAAGACGCATCCGACCGCGGACGAGCTTTACGCGATGGTCAGGCGTGAATTGCCGAACGTAAGCTTGGGAACGGTTTACCGCAATCTCGAAACGATGTCCGAGATGGGAGTGATTCAAAAACTGTCGAACGGCGAAGGAAAAATGCGGTTCGACGGAAACACGGCACCCCATCACCACGTATGCTGCACTGTTTGCGGCCGGCTTGACGATATGCCGGTCGAGGCCGTCGGAAGCGTCATGTCGCTCTTTCCCGGCGCCGGCGCGCACGGAATCACGGGCTATGATATCGAGTTCAAGTGGATCTGCCCGCGATGCAGGGAATCGGGCGTGGGCGAGCCGCACGACCAGACATTCGAGGCATGGTTCGAAGACGCCGAAAAGGCGGTGGGCGACATTGGTTGAACGCAGTGTTTCCGAAAGCCGCCCCAGAGTCAATAAAGCCGCCCTCGACGCGCTGTACGAGCGGCTGAACAAGCGCGAATACGTATCGCCCGATCCGCTGGAAGTTCTCTACGATTATCCCGACCTGCAGGACAGGGAAATCGCCGCGCTCGTGGCGTCCTCGCTGGCATTCGGCGGAGTAAAACAAATCGTCACAAGCGTCCGCAAGGTGCTTAAGGCAATCGATCCACCAAGCGTGACACTGGCCAAATGGAATCGCGGGAAACTTGCAGCGGCGGTTTCCGGCTTCAAGCACCGCTGGGCTGCGGGCGCGGATATGGCGGCGCTGCTTTGGGGAGCGGCCGAAGCAATCCGCTTGTTCGGAACGCTGGAAGCTTGCTTCGCGGCCAAATTGAACGGCACCGTGCAATCGGCTCTTACCGGTTTCGCGACCGCGATCGCGG contains:
- a CDS encoding transcriptional repressor, which gives rise to MNNAQTRPISRMTLQRKVILDALRSVKTHPTADELYAMVRRELPNVSLGTVYRNLETMSEMGVIQKLSNGEGKMRFDGNTAPHHHVCCTVCGRLDDMPVEAVGSVMSLFPGAGAHGITGYDIEFKWICPRCRESGVGEPHDQTFEAWFEDAEKAVGDIG
- a CDS encoding disulfide oxidoreductase, giving the protein MEAVAFHENMTVGEILTADPRAKHVLAYFHIGGCHHCSVDDSATLKQVSEDFGVPLEMLLKALNKLSEM
- a CDS encoding TIGR02757 family protein — protein: MVERSVSESRPRVNKAALDALYERLNKREYVSPDPLEVLYDYPDLQDREIAALVASSLAFGGVKQIVTSVRKVLKAIDPPSVTLAKWNRGKLAAAVSGFKHRWAAGADMAALLWGAAEAIRLFGTLEACFAAKLNGTVQSALTGFATAIAGDGTNPLLPIPSRGSACKRLHLFLRWLVRKDAVDPGGWTCVSPSMLTIPLDTHMFRISRALGLTARKTAGAKCAEEITAAFRTVSPEDPVKYDFALTRLGIRSDQDLHAFVQEYGAQFEGKAFGPADSSEFQG
- the bcp gene encoding thioredoxin-dependent thiol peroxidase, giving the protein MLKPGDNAPSFSLESSKGGRITLESLKGKWAVLYFYPKDNTPGCTVEACGFRDGLSSLTELGAVVLGVSPDDLESHRKFISDYDLNFALLSDLDHEVAEKFGAWTEKTNYGKTYWGIQRSTFLIDPNGKIAHVWPRVKPESHAEEVRAKLEELLRQFQQA
- a CDS encoding iron-sulfur cluster assembly scaffold protein — encoded protein: MNFEKFKEFVTNRYNFGDLPGANAKGMVTNASCGDMTMLYFKVDDETELIEDARYFTFGCGFSQAMGVVITELCKGKTISEAELITERHIDAVLDGIPEAKRNYLSLIHGLLQDTIRDYREKKGKEAAPVGAG